The following are encoded together in the Triticum dicoccoides isolate Atlit2015 ecotype Zavitan chromosome 6B, WEW_v2.0, whole genome shotgun sequence genome:
- the LOC119321744 gene encoding F-box/FBD/LRR-repeat protein At1g13570-like, protein MGAIVENFMDWLPSGGNAVAIAASLSAAVDYEGEDRISALPDDLLRNIVSRLPVRDAARTAAIASQWLHLWRSTPLVLSDVDLLPSTVARILADHPGPFQAIYIARCRFASHERELAEWPRLLAAKGIQDLVLVNDVIGSQFITDTMLLPANIFRCASLQRLFLGFFRFPDTVGLSRGPDVLPHLRELSMFTTVINTWDLDYMLACCPVLEKLAFVLSNSPDLIHLRSKSLQCVLLWFFTAEEVAVVDAPLLERLFLVDLAGSPQQPRDDSTMMIKIACAPSLRALGFLETRTHRLHIGDNAIKPGILPSPSTMLPGVKKLAVKVNFGVSKEVKMLVAFLRCFPNVDTLHIESLTEPTGRKHAKFWRELSTVECIESHVKKMVVHEYRGDQSELRFLKFISRRAEVLQTLYVLLNRESLTSVAKVRKMTRRLVALSRLTWSGDCQIMVLGPELQNDWSFQKASDLTVDDPFHW, encoded by the exons ATGGGCGCCATCGTCGAGAATTTCATGGACTGGCTCCCCAGCGGTGGAAATGCCGTGGCAatcgccgcctccctctccgccgccgttgACTACGAGGGCGAGGACCGCATCAGCgccctccccgacgacctcctccGCAACATCGTCTCTCGCCTCCCCGTCAGGGACGCCGCCCGAACCGCCGCCATCGCCTCTCAGTGGCTCCACCTCTGGCGCTCCACCCCGCTCGTCCTCAGCGACGTCGACCTACTCCCCTCTACGGTCGCCCGCATCCTCGCAGATCACCCGGGCCCCTTCCAAGCCATCTACATCGCCCGTTGTAGGTTCGCATCCCACGAGCGTGAGCTCGCAGAGTGGCCGCGCCTCCTCGCTGCCAAGGGCATCCAGGACCTCGTCCTCGTCAACGACGTCATCGGTTCCCAGTTCATCACCGACACCATGCTCCTCCCAGCGAACATTTTCCGCTGCGCCTCACTTCAGCGCCTCTTCTTGGGATTCTTCAGGTTCCCGGACACCGTTGGTCTCTCCCGCGGACCCGACGTCCTGCCCCATCTTCGGGAGCTCAGCATGTTCACTACAGTCATCAACACCTGGGACCTCGACTACATGCTCGCTTGCTGCCCGGTCCTGGAGAAGCTCGCGTTCGTACTCAGCAATTCGCCAGATCTCATCCACCTCCGCAGCAAAAGCCTCCAGTGTGTGCTCCTCTGGTTTTTCACGGCGGAGGAGGTCGCCGTGGTGGACGCCCCGCTCCTGGAGCGGCTCTTCTTGGTGGATCTTGCGGGCTCTCCTCAGCAGCCCCGTGACGACAGTACTATGATGATCAAGATTGCTTGTGCGCCCAGCCTGCGGGCGCTCGGCTTCTTGGAGACAAGAACTCACCGGCTGCATATCGGCGACAATGCCATCAAG CCTGGCATACTGCCGAGCCCAAGCACAATGCTTCCGGGCGTTAAGAAATTGGCCGTTAAGGTTAATTTTGGTGTCTCAAAGGAGGTCAAGATGCTGGTGGCCTTCCTCAGATGCTTTCCCAACGTTGACACACTGCACATTGAG TCTTTAACTGAACCCACCGGAAGAAAACATGCCAAGTTCTGGCGGGAGCTCTCCACTGTTGAATGCATCGAGTCCCACGTCAAGAAGATGGTTGTCCATGAATATAGAGGGGATCAAAGTGAACTTCGATTCCTTAAGTTCATTTCCAGGAGAGCGGAAGTGCTACAAACTTTGTATGTTCTGCTAAACAGAGAGAGTCTTACTTCGGTGGCCAAGGTGAGAAAGATGACACGCAGATTGGTGGCTCTCTCGCGTCTAACATGGAGCGGTGACTGTCAGATAATGGTGCTAGGCCCTGAACTTCAGAATGATTGGAGCTTCCAGAAAGCATCCGATCTTACTGTCGACGACCCGTTTCACTGGTGA